In Streptomyces camelliae, the sequence CGCAGCACGCGCTCCCGGGTCTCCTCACTGGCCCCGGGCTGGTTGCGGAACACGATCGACACCAGCGCGCGGGAGACCCCCGCCTTCTCGGCGACGTCCGCCATCGTCGGCCGCTGCTTGCCGTTTACATCCACCTGCCCACCCACCCTCTGACGCGCCCACCCTAGCCGGGCTCCGGGAAATCTCCCGGCAACAAGCTATTGACATGACATTTGGACAGGGGTCATCGTACTCGCACTAGAGCGCGCTAGTAGAGCGCGACAGGCTCTCTGACCGGGCCTCTCTGGACCGTTCTGTTGCCACCCCCGGACTCAAGCAGCCGGAGCGAAGGGAAACCAGCGTGATGCCGTTCGAAGTGCTGACCATCGGCCGTGTGGGAGTGGATGTGTATCCGCTCCAGACCGGCGTCGGGCTGGCGGAGGTCACGTCGTTCGGCAAGTACCTCGGCGGCTCCCCCACGAACGTCGCGGTGGCCGCCGCCCGCTACGGACACTCCGCGGCCGTGATCACCAAAACGGGCCGGGACCCGTTCGGCGACTTCGTCCGCACCGCCCTGGACGGCTACGGCGTGGACGGCCGCTACGTCGGTGTCTCGGACATCGCGCCGACCCCGGTGACGTTCTGCGAGATCTTCCCGCCGGACGACTTCCCGCTGTACTTCTACCGCCTGCCCAAGGCCCCCGACCTGGACATCCGACCGGCGGAACTGGACCTGGACGCGGTGCGCGAGGCGGCCGTGTTCTGGGTGACCGGGACCGGGCTGAGCGAGGAACCGAGCCGCTCGGCCACCCTGGCCGCGCTGGCGCACCGGGCCAAGGCCGGGATCACGGTCTTCGACCTGGACTGGCGGCCGATGTTCTGGCCCTCGGAGGTCAGCGGCTACCGCCTGGGACCGGCCGAGGCGCGCACGTACTACGCCGAGGCGCTGCGGAACACCACGGTCGCGGTCGGCAATCTCGACGAGTGCGAGGTCGCCACCGGCGTGCGCGAGCCGTACGCCGCCGCCGAGGCGCTGCTCGCGGCCGGGGTGGAACTGGCCGTGGTCAAGCAGGGCCCGAAGGGCGTGCTCGCCATGGACCGCAGCGGTGCGGCCGTGGAGGTACCGCCGATTCCGGTGGACGTCGTCAACGGGCTCGGCGCGGGTGACGCCTTCGGCGGGGCCCTGTGCCATGGGCTGCTGTCCGGCTGGGACACCGAACGCGCGATCGCCTTCGCCAACGCGGCCGGCGCCATCGTCGCGGGCCGGCCGGCCTGCTCCGAGGCGATGCCGACCGAGGCCGAGGTCGAGGACAAGCTCCGCGAGGCCGCCCTCGCCACCACCATCGAACGAAAGGCGTGACGACGTGCTGTCCGACAAGGTGAGCCGGATCGTGCAGGCCCGCGTCAAGGACCCCGGCGCGATCGCGGCGGCCGCCGCCCGCCGGGTGAAGGCGACCTCGCCGCTCGGCGAGCACGGCAAGACGATGATCATCGCCGCCGACCACCCCGCCCGAGGCGCCAACGCCGTCGGCGGCGATCCGACGGCCATGGCCGACCGCGCCGAACTCCTCGACCGGCTGTGCATCGCCCTGGAACGCCCGGGTGTCACCGGCGTCCTGGGCACCGCCGACATTCTCGAAGACCTGCTCCTGCTCGGCGTCCTGGACGGCAAGAGCGTCTTCGGTTCCATGAACCGGGGCGGTCTGGCGGGCTCGGTCTTCGAGATCGACGACCGGTTCACCGGCTACGACGCCGAGACCATCGCCGCGATGGGCTTCGACGGTGGCAAGACCCTCACCCGTATCGCGCTGGGCGACCCGGCGACCCCGTCGGTGCTGGAGAACACCGCCCACGCGGTCAACGAACTGAATGACCGCCGGCTCATCGCGATGGTCGAGCCGTTCGTCTCGGAATGGCAGGACGGCAGGATCCGCAACGACCTCTCCACCGAGGCCGTCATCAAGTCCGTCACGATCGCCTCGGGGCTCGGCCGCCGTACCGCCTACACCTGGCTGAAGCTCCCGGTCGTCCCCGGCATGGAGCGCGTCCTGGCCGCCTCCACGCTGCCGGCGGTGCTGCTGGGCGGCGAGGTCACCGACCCCGAGGCCGCCTTCGCCTCCTGGGGCAAGGCGCTGAAGCTGCCCACCGCGCAGGGCCTGGTCGTGGGCCGCTCCCTGCTCTACCCCGCCGGCGGCGACGTCGCCGGCGCCGTCGACAAGGCGGTGAGCCTGCTGTGACCACCGACAGCGCGTACGTCATCCCGGGCGGGACGTCGGGCGAGGACCCGTACGACCTCGTCGTCACGCCCGAGTCGGCGGGCTGGGGATACTCCGGCCTCAGGATCCTGACCCTGGAGCCGGGCGCGGTGCACACCCTGTCCAGCGGGGACTCCGAGTTCCTCGTGCTGCCCCTGACGGGCGGCTGCACCGTCGCCGTCGAGGGGCAGGTCTTCGAACTCACCGGCCGGGCCGGCGTGTTCAGCTCGGCCACCGACTTCGCATACGTTCCGCGCGCGTCGCAGGCCATGATCAGCAGCGCCTCCGGCGGGAGGTTCGCACTGCCCTCCGCCCGTACCGAGCGAGGTGGCCTCCCCGCTCGGTACGGGCGCAAGGAAGACGTGCCGGTGGAGCTGCGGGGCGCGGATGCCTGCTCGCGGCAGGTGAACAACTACTGCCTGCCCGGGACCTTCGACGCCGAGCAGCTGCTGGTGTGCGAGGTCCTCACGCCGGGTGGCAACTGGTCGTCGTACCCGCCGCACAAGCACGACGAGGCGCGTCCGGGCCAGGAGTCGGAGCTGGAGGAGATCTACTACTTCGAGGTCTCCGGCGGCGAGAACGGCTTCGGCTACCAGCGCGTCTACGGCACCCCCGAGCGGCCGATCGACGTCCTGGCCGAGGTCCGCTCCGGCGACACGGTGCTGATCCCGCACGGCTGGCACGGCCCGTCCATCGCCGCGCCCGGCTACGACCTGTACTACCTCAACGTCATGGCAGGCCCCGGTCAGGACCGTGCCTGGCTGATCTGCGACGACCCCGCCCACGGCTGGGTCCGCTCCACCTGGGACACCCAGGACGTGGACGACCGGCTGCCCTTCGGAGCGAACCGATGAACACCGTACGACTCACCACCGCCCAGGCCCTCGTCCGCTTCCTCGCCAGCCAGTACAGCGAACGCGACGGTCAGGAACAGCGCCTGATCCCCGGCGTGTGGGGCATCTTCGGCCATGGCAACGTCGCCGGCCTCGGCCAGGCCCTCCTCCAGGCCGCGACCACGGGCGAGGCCGACCTGCCGTACTACCTCGCCCGCAACGAACAGGGCATGGTCCACGCCTCCGTCGCCTACGCCAAGATGCGCGACCGGCTCGCCACCTTCGCCTGCACCGCCTCCACCGGCCCCGGTTCCACCAACATGATCACCGGTGCGGCCCTGGCCATCACCAACCGCATCCCGGTCCTGCTGCTCCCCAGCGACATGTTCGCCACGCGCGTGGCCGAGCCCGTCCTCCAGCAGCTGGAGGGCTCCCGGGGCGGCGATGTCACGGTCAACGACGCCTTCCGCGCCGTGTCCAAGTACTTCGACCGCATCTCCCGCCCCGAACAGCTGATCCCGGCCGCACTGGCGGCCATGCGGGTGCTCACCGACCCGGTCGAGACCGGCGCCGTCACGCTCGCGCTGCCGCAGGACGTGCAGGC encodes:
- the iolB gene encoding 5-deoxy-glucuronate isomerase; its protein translation is MTTDSAYVIPGGTSGEDPYDLVVTPESAGWGYSGLRILTLEPGAVHTLSSGDSEFLVLPLTGGCTVAVEGQVFELTGRAGVFSSATDFAYVPRASQAMISSASGGRFALPSARTERGGLPARYGRKEDVPVELRGADACSRQVNNYCLPGTFDAEQLLVCEVLTPGGNWSSYPPHKHDEARPGQESELEEIYYFEVSGGENGFGYQRVYGTPERPIDVLAEVRSGDTVLIPHGWHGPSIAAPGYDLYYLNVMAGPGQDRAWLICDDPAHGWVRSTWDTQDVDDRLPFGANR
- the iolC gene encoding 5-dehydro-2-deoxygluconokinase; protein product: MPFEVLTIGRVGVDVYPLQTGVGLAEVTSFGKYLGGSPTNVAVAAARYGHSAAVITKTGRDPFGDFVRTALDGYGVDGRYVGVSDIAPTPVTFCEIFPPDDFPLYFYRLPKAPDLDIRPAELDLDAVREAAVFWVTGTGLSEEPSRSATLAALAHRAKAGITVFDLDWRPMFWPSEVSGYRLGPAEARTYYAEALRNTTVAVGNLDECEVATGVREPYAAAEALLAAGVELAVVKQGPKGVLAMDRSGAAVEVPPIPVDVVNGLGAGDAFGGALCHGLLSGWDTERAIAFANAAGAIVAGRPACSEAMPTEAEVEDKLREAALATTIERKA
- a CDS encoding Cgl0159 family (beta/alpha)8-fold protein, translated to MSDKVSRIVQARVKDPGAIAAAAARRVKATSPLGEHGKTMIIAADHPARGANAVGGDPTAMADRAELLDRLCIALERPGVTGVLGTADILEDLLLLGVLDGKSVFGSMNRGGLAGSVFEIDDRFTGYDAETIAAMGFDGGKTLTRIALGDPATPSVLENTAHAVNELNDRRLIAMVEPFVSEWQDGRIRNDLSTEAVIKSVTIASGLGRRTAYTWLKLPVVPGMERVLAASTLPAVLLGGEVTDPEAAFASWGKALKLPTAQGLVVGRSLLYPAGGDVAGAVDKAVSLL